The following proteins come from a genomic window of Aquimarina sp. MAR_2010_214:
- a CDS encoding non-ribosomal peptide synthetase, producing the protein MIEFLNEITAAGILVEVSEGKLKLFSEQPEIAPDLLIAIKERKGEIIDYLQQTSTTVTSPTLKIPKAAPGSVYPLSDAQRRMWILNQYKGSSAAYNMPSTVELGNSLDMKAMTKALHAVIDRHEVLRTVFEKTEEDELCQRILCQEDLDFQVGYIDLTNPQTKVRSIEAYVAQDGHKTFDLEKGPLLRACIFKTTNERFAMYYNMHHIIGDAWSIKVLGRDVMAYYEYFAKGVAVKLPELKIQYKDYAVWQSLQLDSEQQRAQGTYWSKQLSGTLPVLDLPAYKHRPQVMSYRGEVLKTYLNPEITQCLKKFGQEQGGSLFMTLLAIWNVLLYRYSSQTDIIIGTPVAGRNHRDLEFQIGCYVNTLALRQQINPRESFADLYNKVKAMIHQAYAHQSYPFDRLIDDLGIPADRSRSVLFDVMLLLQEEEAHESEMHIEAEPIQSGEIIGPVSCIAKFDITLSFIEHQKGLMFQVIYNSDVYESEMVTNLIKHFMALQTKLMEQPEQKIEMVNFLNSFERKALIADFNGTEFDYPKTKSLVDLFKEQVASRPQQVALVDLKGNLTYQELDIMSDILAQCLVYEYNTTSDDFVAIKLPRGLSMIVAIIGVLKSGAAYVPMDVDYPLQRIQFIEEDSQCKTVIDVVAYQRMTSNTIKKEVKLPEVNSDNLAYVIYTSGSTGKPKGVMVEHRNVINLITYQTEKFGINSSDSFILFSSISFDASVEQIYLTLFNGARLYVPSKNELLDKEHFTRLLVEQEVTHIHAVPSFLRDLIPYTSSGIRRLVSGGELFEPSIFDNWFGRQVNIVNEYGPTETTVTSLEYFLNDDSVAPSVIGNPIANTQVYVMGEGQTLQPIGVPGELYIAGDGVARGYLNRPELTSERFLENPFVEGARMYKTGDLCRRLADGRIEFLGRIDDQVKVRGYRIELGEVMHALVQLPQVNTAVVDICDVKGDKCLVAYYTSAEQVPSTILIQQLSTTLPEYMLPSYYVQLEKIPLNANGKIDRRALPSPLDQPHLQYSYVPPSTETEIKLTEIWAIVLGVDNVGIEDNFFTIGGTSLKAVKVILKINRQLRVNLVMDVLFSYPRIVDLANYIETLQFKSDVTSAATIEIKKVEENDSYPLSDTQRRMWIMSQFGDGALAYHMPVTIELSQDIDSLILEKAIKAVIDRHEILRTVFVMGEGDEIRQRILDPETSGFSLGFFDLETKSNAASLVKNYIAEDRYKTFDFENGPLLRVMLFRISFDSSVLYYNMHHIVGDAWSSQLLAQEVMAHYEYFQTGKEIKLPALRLQYKDYTAWQLNQLQSVESERQKSYWLKILSGELPVLEFPGTKQRPQIKTYRGESLMMCIDREATAKLKLFSRKEGGSLFITLLSLWNVLLYRYSSQKDLIIGSPVTGRDHPDLEYQMGCYVNTLALRNKVDPEDSYSTFYQKVKAATLGAYAHQRYPFDRLIDELRVRIDQSRSPLFDVMLVLQEEVSLSQETDDELKIGEGLELAFAKFDLTIVFTEVQDRLVFQVTYNLDIYSQALVQDLMTHFVRLQDQLMRTPEQEVGKVNFLSDQEQKRLLEEFNLTEFDYPKTNTILDYFKEQVLLHPNRPAVVDSNRVLTYLELNEQSDFFASYLSGLLGIVKGDLVGLKLPRSNDIVIVILGILKCGAAYLPIDIDYPQARVDFIEQDSRCKVIIDHDKWANFQDNIFDWHGKLVLPLIDSMDLAYVIYTSGSTGKPKGVMIGHGNVVNLITYQTQYFSIDESDSFILFSSISFDASVEQLFLALFNGAKLYVPSKEELLSEEEFGRMLVEQQISHILAVPSFLRHLKPESAPYLRRLSSGGEAFDPRLVDPWKDQVQIINQYGPTETTVTSVEHFVKVDDPTPCVIGKPLGNTQCYILGDALALQPIGVAGELYIGGHGLSQGYLHREELTKERFIENPFVPGKRMYKTGDLCRWLPNGEIEFLGRVDYQVKIRGYRIELGEIEQYLLEIENISEVVVHAQESADDSYLVAYYISSKIIDSEYLVNEMKRKIPNYMVPSYFVALKAIPLNANGKIDKKALPEPAKDTKNTYVAPSNTEEKTLLNIWAKLLRYEKKKISVEDDFFDLGGHSLKLMALSTEIKKEFGIQLPMTTLFQATNIKAQAQKLMSLIQSEQRIIPDTGLILLKDTQESKQQLFLIHDGSGDTQGYMDLVDNINGYSIWGVNSDTLRFLAPQNIKLEVIAEKYVQMIKRTDPNGPYQILGWSHGGVIAYEMARQIEASGSRVDVLIMIDSQFPKADLVTHSFSGKKFNLKKEQQWINKFQQINNIHLPVGSTVKELWDGLVAFMKEEGWSSDKLREHIPEMFHRLIPNFELLEPVDLIRCMNTIRSIAMSVAAYVPQGSIEAKLYYIKAQISEFDTTSLMQYGKNDVIIKELEGDHFSLLQYPDVQELAIVLQSYLHKKTIVLPTK; encoded by the coding sequence GGTCAATCAAAGTTTTAGGTCGTGATGTAATGGCTTATTATGAATATTTTGCTAAAGGAGTAGCTGTCAAACTTCCGGAACTTAAAATCCAGTACAAGGATTATGCCGTTTGGCAGTCGTTACAGTTAGATTCAGAACAACAGCGTGCACAAGGAACTTATTGGTCGAAGCAACTATCCGGAACTTTACCTGTTCTTGATCTTCCCGCATACAAGCATCGACCACAAGTAATGAGCTACCGTGGTGAAGTACTTAAAACTTATCTGAATCCAGAGATTACCCAATGTTTGAAAAAATTTGGTCAAGAACAGGGAGGAAGCTTATTCATGACTTTGCTAGCAATTTGGAATGTACTTCTTTATCGTTATAGTTCGCAGACTGATATCATTATTGGTACTCCCGTGGCAGGTAGGAACCATCGGGATTTAGAGTTTCAGATAGGCTGTTACGTCAATACATTGGCGTTGCGTCAGCAAATTAATCCTAGAGAGTCTTTCGCTGATCTTTATAACAAGGTCAAAGCCATGATACATCAAGCCTATGCTCATCAGTCCTATCCTTTTGATAGATTAATAGACGATCTGGGTATACCAGCAGATAGAAGCAGGAGTGTTTTGTTTGATGTCATGTTATTACTGCAGGAAGAGGAAGCCCATGAAAGTGAAATGCATATAGAGGCAGAACCTATCCAGAGTGGAGAAATCATTGGTCCTGTCTCATGTATAGCAAAATTTGATATCACTCTTTCTTTTATTGAGCACCAAAAAGGGTTAATGTTTCAGGTTATTTATAATTCAGATGTTTATGAATCTGAAATGGTGACTAATTTGATAAAGCATTTTATGGCATTGCAGACCAAATTAATGGAACAGCCTGAGCAAAAAATAGAAATGGTCAATTTCCTCAATTCATTTGAGAGGAAAGCCTTGATCGCTGACTTTAACGGTACAGAATTTGATTATCCTAAAACCAAGAGTTTGGTAGACCTCTTTAAGGAACAGGTTGCAAGTAGGCCTCAACAGGTAGCTTTGGTAGACCTCAAGGGTAACTTGACTTACCAGGAACTAGACATTATGTCCGATATTTTGGCTCAATGTCTTGTCTATGAATACAATACCACATCTGATGATTTTGTAGCGATTAAATTGCCCAGGGGCTTGTCCATGATTGTCGCTATAATCGGAGTGCTTAAATCAGGGGCAGCCTATGTGCCCATGGATGTGGACTACCCATTGCAAAGAATCCAATTTATCGAAGAAGATAGTCAATGCAAAACAGTCATAGACGTGGTAGCCTATCAACGGATGACTTCTAACACTATAAAGAAGGAGGTCAAATTACCAGAAGTAAATTCTGATAATTTAGCTTATGTGATCTATACCTCAGGTTCTACAGGAAAACCTAAAGGGGTTATGGTAGAGCACAGGAATGTTATCAATTTGATTACTTATCAAACAGAGAAGTTTGGCATTAACTCCTCAGACAGTTTTATACTGTTTTCGAGCATCTCTTTTGATGCGTCTGTCGAACAAATTTACTTGACCTTATTTAATGGGGCGAGACTCTATGTGCCCTCAAAAAATGAATTGTTGGATAAGGAACATTTTACTCGATTGCTTGTCGAGCAGGAAGTGACTCATATTCATGCAGTCCCTTCTTTTCTAAGAGACCTTATCCCTTATACATCTTCCGGTATTCGTCGTTTGGTCTCGGGGGGTGAGCTTTTTGAACCCTCGATATTTGATAACTGGTTTGGACGCCAAGTAAACATCGTTAATGAATATGGTCCTACAGAAACAACTGTAACATCACTTGAGTATTTTTTAAATGATGATTCAGTTGCTCCTTCTGTCATTGGAAATCCGATAGCCAATACTCAAGTATATGTAATGGGGGAAGGGCAGACCTTACAACCTATTGGTGTGCCTGGAGAACTTTACATTGCAGGAGATGGTGTGGCTAGAGGATATTTGAACAGACCAGAACTCACTTCAGAACGGTTTCTGGAAAACCCTTTTGTAGAAGGAGCAAGGATGTATAAAACAGGAGACTTGTGCCGACGTTTGGCCGATGGTCGAATCGAATTCTTGGGAAGGATTGATGATCAGGTAAAAGTAAGGGGTTACCGAATAGAATTGGGTGAAGTGATGCATGCTTTAGTACAATTACCACAAGTAAATACAGCAGTAGTTGATATTTGTGATGTAAAAGGAGACAAGTGTTTAGTCGCTTACTATACTTCGGCAGAACAGGTGCCTTCTACTATTTTAATCCAACAACTTTCGACTACGCTACCAGAGTATATGTTGCCCTCTTATTACGTACAATTAGAGAAGATACCACTTAATGCCAATGGCAAGATCGATCGAAGGGCCCTTCCTTCGCCTTTGGATCAACCTCACTTGCAATATAGTTATGTACCTCCCTCAACTGAAACAGAAATCAAGCTAACGGAAATATGGGCAATAGTACTTGGAGTTGATAATGTTGGTATCGAGGATAATTTCTTCACCATAGGTGGTACAAGTCTTAAAGCGGTTAAAGTTATTTTAAAAATTAATAGACAGCTGAGAGTTAATTTGGTCATGGATGTCTTGTTTTCTTATCCCAGAATTGTTGATTTGGCGAATTACATCGAAACCCTTCAGTTTAAAAGTGATGTTACTTCTGCAGCGACAATAGAAATCAAAAAGGTAGAAGAGAATGATAGCTACCCACTATCCGATACTCAGCGTAGAATGTGGATTATGAGTCAGTTTGGAGATGGAGCATTGGCATATCATATGCCCGTTACAATAGAACTATCGCAAGATATAGATTCATTAATTTTAGAAAAGGCCATCAAGGCAGTAATCGATCGTCATGAAATACTAAGAACGGTTTTTGTGATGGGCGAAGGTGATGAGATACGCCAACGGATACTTGATCCAGAGACTTCGGGTTTTTCTTTAGGTTTCTTTGATTTGGAAACGAAGAGTAATGCAGCCTCTTTAGTGAAAAACTATATTGCAGAAGACCGTTATAAGACTTTTGATTTTGAAAATGGTCCTCTTCTAAGAGTAATGCTCTTTCGAATTTCCTTTGATAGTTCAGTACTCTACTACAATATGCACCATATAGTTGGTGATGCTTGGTCCTCTCAATTGCTTGCTCAAGAAGTGATGGCGCATTATGAATACTTCCAAACCGGTAAGGAAATTAAACTTCCTGCTTTACGCTTACAGTATAAGGATTACACGGCTTGGCAGCTCAATCAATTGCAATCAGTAGAGAGTGAACGGCAGAAATCATACTGGTTGAAAATTTTATCTGGTGAACTTCCTGTACTGGAGTTCCCGGGTACCAAACAGCGCCCTCAAATAAAGACTTACCGAGGTGAGTCTTTGATGATGTGTATTGACCGTGAAGCCACTGCAAAATTAAAGTTGTTCAGTAGAAAAGAGGGTGGAAGTCTTTTTATTACACTCCTATCTTTGTGGAATGTTCTATTATACCGTTATAGTTCTCAAAAGGATTTGATCATAGGTTCGCCCGTCACGGGCCGTGACCATCCAGATTTAGAATATCAGATGGGCTGTTATGTTAATACCCTTGCTTTACGTAATAAAGTAGACCCAGAAGACAGCTACAGTACCTTTTACCAAAAAGTTAAGGCGGCTACCTTGGGTGCTTATGCCCACCAAAGATACCCATTTGATCGACTGATAGATGAGCTTAGGGTTCGAATTGATCAAAGTAGAAGCCCTTTGTTTGATGTTATGCTCGTGCTACAAGAAGAAGTGAGCTTAAGTCAAGAAACTGATGATGAATTGAAAATTGGCGAAGGACTAGAGCTGGCTTTTGCCAAATTTGACTTGACAATTGTGTTCACCGAGGTACAGGATCGACTGGTTTTTCAAGTTACCTATAATTTAGATATATATAGTCAAGCTTTAGTGCAAGATTTAATGACGCATTTTGTCCGATTACAAGATCAGCTAATGAGAACCCCGGAGCAAGAAGTGGGTAAGGTAAATTTTTTGTCAGATCAGGAACAAAAACGTCTCTTAGAGGAGTTCAATCTCACTGAGTTTGATTACCCAAAGACCAATACCATTTTGGATTACTTTAAAGAACAGGTTTTATTGCACCCTAATCGGCCAGCAGTTGTGGACAGTAATCGTGTATTGACCTACCTGGAACTCAACGAGCAATCAGATTTTTTTGCATCTTATCTGAGTGGTTTACTAGGAATAGTTAAAGGCGATTTGGTCGGTTTGAAACTTCCCAGAAGTAATGATATTGTGATTGTTATTCTAGGAATTCTCAAATGCGGGGCCGCTTATTTGCCCATAGATATTGATTACCCTCAGGCCAGAGTAGACTTTATTGAGCAAGATAGCCGATGCAAGGTTATTATTGATCACGATAAGTGGGCCAATTTTCAGGATAATATCTTTGATTGGCATGGAAAACTTGTTCTACCTTTAATTGATTCAATGGACTTGGCCTATGTTATTTACACTTCTGGCTCTACAGGTAAGCCAAAAGGAGTTATGATAGGACATGGAAATGTAGTAAACCTGATAACTTATCAAACGCAGTATTTTTCTATCGATGAAAGTGATTCTTTTATCCTCTTCTCAAGTATTTCTTTTGATGCTTCCGTTGAACAATTGTTCCTAGCATTATTCAATGGCGCTAAACTCTATGTGCCTTCTAAAGAAGAGTTATTAAGTGAAGAGGAGTTTGGAAGAATGTTGGTTGAGCAGCAGATCAGTCATATCTTAGCAGTCCCTTCTTTTCTGCGTCATCTGAAACCGGAAAGCGCTCCATATTTACGACGCTTATCCTCTGGTGGAGAAGCGTTTGATCCAAGGTTGGTCGATCCGTGGAAAGATCAAGTACAGATCATTAATCAATATGGTCCGACCGAAACAACCGTTACTTCTGTTGAACATTTTGTAAAAGTTGATGATCCAACACCTTGCGTGATTGGAAAGCCCTTGGGTAATACGCAGTGTTACATCTTAGGGGATGCTCTGGCATTGCAACCAATAGGTGTGGCTGGAGAACTCTACATAGGTGGACATGGTTTATCTCAAGGTTATCTTCATCGAGAAGAATTAACCAAAGAACGCTTTATAGAGAATCCTTTTGTCCCGGGTAAACGTATGTACAAGACCGGTGACCTTTGCCGTTGGCTACCTAATGGTGAAATTGAATTCTTGGGTAGAGTGGATTATCAGGTCAAAATTCGAGGATACAGGATAGAGTTAGGAGAGATTGAGCAGTATTTATTAGAAATAGAGAATATTAGTGAAGTCGTTGTACATGCACAAGAATCTGCGGATGACTCATACTTGGTAGCTTATTATATATCAAGTAAAATTATTGATAGTGAATATCTTGTAAATGAGATGAAGCGTAAGATCCCTAACTATATGGTGCCTTCTTACTTTGTAGCTTTGAAAGCAATACCGCTTAACGCCAACGGAAAAATAGATAAAAAAGCATTACCTGAACCCGCAAAAGATACCAAGAATACCTATGTAGCTCCAAGTAATACAGAAGAAAAAACTTTGTTAAATATCTGGGCCAAATTATTACGGTATGAAAAGAAGAAGATCAGTGTTGAGGATGATTTCTTTGATTTAGGAGGACATTCATTGAAACTAATGGCGTTGAGTACAGAAATAAAGAAAGAATTTGGTATTCAGTTGCCGATGACAACGCTTTTTCAAGCTACAAACATTAAAGCACAAGCCCAAAAACTCATGTCTCTGATACAGAGCGAACAAAGAATTATTCCAGATACAGGCCTCATATTACTTAAAGACACTCAGGAATCTAAACAGCAATTGTTTTTGATCCATGATGGTAGTGGTGATACGCAAGGCTACATGGACTTAGTTGACAATATAAATGGCTACAGTATCTGGGGCGTTAATAGTGATACGCTTCGATTTTTGGCTCCACAGAACATTAAGTTAGAAGTCATAGCAGAAAAGTATGTGCAAATGATCAAGCGCACTGATCCTAATGGTCCGTACCAAATTTTAGGGTGGAGCCATGGGGGTGTGATAGCCTATGAAATGGCTAGGCAAATAGAAGCTTCAGGTAGTCGGGTGGACGTTCTTATTATGATTGATTCTCAATTCCCTAAAGCCGATTTGGTCACCCATTCGTTTTCAGGCAAGAAGTTTAACTTGAAGAAAGAGCAGCAATGGATAAACAAATTTCAACAGATTAATAATATCCATTTACCTGTCGGTTCTACCGTAAAGGAGTTGTGGGATGGACTCGTAGCATTCATGAAAGAGGAAGGTTGGTCTTCTGATAAGCTTAGAGAGCATATCCCCGAGATGTTTCATCGATTGATACCTAATTTTGAATTACTGGAGCCTGTGGATTTGATTCGTTGTATGAATACCATTCGTAGTATTGCAATGTCGGTGGCGGCTTACGTACCGCAGGGTTCTATAGAAGCAAAACTATATTATATAAAAGCCCAAATCTCAGAATTTGATACCACTTCCTTGATGCAGTATGGAAAAAATGATGTTATAATCAAGGAATTAGAAGGAGATCATTTTTCCCTGTTGCAGTATCCTGATGTGCAGGAACTGGCAATAGTACTGCAATCGTACCTGCACAAAAAGACTATTGTTCTGCCTACAAAATAA
- a CDS encoding thioesterase II family protein, translating into MKMRIIAFPFAGGNKYSFNFLKKSLDANQISFDVLEYPGHGNRIRQPLLTDLNDIVQDAIEQMLRLLENHHGPYMVFGHSMGALVAYQVCSQIAEQGLLEPIRLVVSGSSAPTQKEMERFHDLPMTTFWEKVSEFGGMPKEVLQDEQIKNFFEPILRADFEAIENYQYVPQEKLSLPIDVFYGTTDKIKQEALHAWKQETKGEVNIRPLEGDHFFIYDHQPFFIDYFQELYRAQAIGSFA; encoded by the coding sequence ATGAAAATGAGAATAATTGCTTTCCCCTTTGCCGGGGGCAATAAATATTCCTTCAATTTCCTTAAGAAAAGCCTAGATGCTAATCAGATAAGTTTTGATGTACTGGAATATCCCGGTCACGGGAATCGTATTAGACAACCTTTACTAACTGATTTAAATGACATTGTTCAAGATGCAATAGAGCAGATGCTCCGTCTGTTAGAAAATCATCATGGACCATATATGGTGTTTGGACATAGTATGGGGGCATTGGTAGCTTATCAGGTCTGTTCTCAAATAGCCGAACAAGGTCTTCTTGAACCGATCAGGTTAGTGGTGTCTGGTAGTAGTGCACCAACCCAAAAAGAGATGGAACGTTTCCATGACCTGCCAATGACAACGTTTTGGGAAAAAGTCAGCGAGTTTGGAGGGATGCCCAAAGAAGTCTTACAGGATGAGCAAATAAAGAACTTTTTCGAACCTATTCTCCGTGCTGATTTCGAAGCTATTGAAAACTATCAATATGTACCCCAGGAAAAATTATCTCTGCCCATTGATGTCTTTTATGGTACAACTGATAAAATCAAACAAGAGGCTCTTCATGCTTGGAAACAGGAGACCAAAGGGGAGGTCAATATACGACCTTTAGAAGGCGATCACTTCTTTATTTATGATCATCAACCTTTTTTTATTGACTATTTCCAAGAGTTATACAGAGCGCAAGCGATTGGTAGCTTTGCATAG
- a CDS encoding cyclic peptide export ABC transporter has protein sequence MYKISVKNVMFLMLYALPNTILSFAIIYIINNALAGKEVFLKDYVGLVFIAILVYTYLLNIVFQKQLNRYSFKLLYDNEKKLFEQMLQIPLNVLEKLGTQRFYTAVEDLRTFSFLPYTVTHTVNSLLMLVLCLIYMFTLSVFGALTVIGLIVLVAGCYFVIMNSMSKQVETLRNYNDGYYKYVNDVMNGFKELQLSFFRRENLMNRFLVPNRNSAGELDFKISYVFLSINLISQYGLYFVIAMILFVMPEFGILERDDVIAYVVIILFISGPINNLINLQQMYTRFIVANKRIKAFIRDYNVKSEVRKPTKTASEFNSVAFNNVSFTYENAKGEKDFCLGPINLNVKQGEVVFIVGGNGSGKSTFINILTGLYTPSEGEIILNNEAYDGKEEKLQNLIAAVFTNNHIFSHNYEDYTLEGNEKYKDLLRLMELDKIVNDDKDESVRRNFSKGQSKRISLIFALLEDKPILVLDEWAADQDPNFRKFFYEELIPKFKKEGKTIIAVTHDDAYFDKADRILKFDYGQITKDISAKEKKEFSESLWL, from the coding sequence ATGTATAAAATATCTGTAAAAAATGTAATGTTCCTAATGCTTTATGCCTTGCCGAACACTATCTTAAGTTTTGCCATTATATATATTATCAACAATGCTCTAGCTGGAAAAGAAGTTTTTTTAAAAGATTACGTAGGGTTAGTTTTTATAGCAATATTGGTATACACCTATTTATTAAATATTGTTTTTCAAAAGCAATTAAATAGATATTCATTTAAATTGCTATATGATAATGAAAAAAAATTGTTTGAACAAATGTTGCAAATACCTTTAAATGTTTTAGAAAAATTAGGAACACAACGTTTTTATACAGCAGTAGAAGATTTACGAACTTTTTCTTTTTTACCATATACTGTAACTCATACTGTTAACTCATTGTTAATGCTGGTGCTGTGCTTAATATACATGTTTACATTATCTGTTTTCGGAGCATTAACTGTAATTGGTTTAATAGTTTTAGTGGCAGGATGCTATTTTGTGATTATGAACTCTATGTCTAAACAAGTAGAAACTCTTAGAAATTACAACGATGGATATTATAAATATGTAAATGATGTAATGAACGGATTTAAAGAATTACAATTAAGTTTTTTTAGAAGGGAAAACTTAATGAATCGATTTTTAGTTCCGAATAGAAATAGTGCAGGAGAGTTAGATTTCAAAATTAGTTATGTGTTTTTATCGATCAATCTAATTAGTCAATATGGATTGTATTTTGTAATAGCAATGATATTATTTGTAATGCCAGAATTTGGAATATTAGAAAGAGACGATGTAATTGCTTATGTGGTTATTATATTATTTATTTCGGGGCCTATAAATAACTTAATTAATTTACAGCAAATGTATACACGTTTTATTGTTGCCAATAAACGAATTAAGGCTTTTATACGCGATTATAATGTGAAAAGCGAAGTACGTAAACCTACAAAAACAGCTTCTGAATTTAATTCTGTAGCATTTAATAATGTTTCTTTTACGTATGAAAATGCTAAAGGAGAAAAAGATTTTTGTTTAGGACCTATAAACTTAAATGTAAAACAAGGAGAAGTTGTATTTATTGTTGGAGGTAATGGCTCTGGTAAAAGTACTTTTATAAACATATTAACAGGCTTATATACACCTTCTGAAGGAGAAATTATATTGAATAATGAAGCTTATGATGGTAAAGAAGAAAAACTTCAAAATTTAATTGCAGCGGTTTTTACAAACAATCATATTTTTTCACATAACTACGAAGATTATACGCTTGAAGGAAATGAGAAATATAAAGATCTACTTCGATTAATGGAACTAGATAAAATAGTTAATGATGATAAAGATGAATCGGTACGAAGGAACTTTTCAAAAGGGCAAAGTAAGCGTATATCTTTAATATTTGCTTTGCTAGAAGATAAACCAATATTGGTATTGGATGAATGGGCTGCCGATCAAGATCCTAATTTTAGAAAATTCTTTTATGAAGAATTGATTCCCAAATTTAAAAAAGAAGGAAAAACAATTATTGCGGTTACTCACGACGATGCATATTTTGATAAAGCAGATCGAATTTTGAAATTTGATTATGGACAAATAACAAAAGATATTAGTGCCAAGGAAAAAAAAGAGTTTTCTGAATCACTTTGGTTGTAA